In a single window of the Methylococcus sp. Mc7 genome:
- a CDS encoding biopolymer transporter ExbD codes for MAMKTGGDNDEVMSEINVTPLVDVMLVLVIVFLVTAPLLTQSMNVNLPKTGAVAASDDNQSTPIGIDAQGRIVLDKSEIADLAQLEARLRDQVQQNPEGLYIVHADQAVSYAVVAKVLATAHKAGVNRLSLATVQE; via the coding sequence ATGGCCATGAAAACCGGGGGCGACAACGACGAAGTGATGAGCGAGATCAACGTCACCCCGCTGGTCGACGTCATGCTGGTGCTGGTGATCGTGTTCCTGGTGACGGCGCCGCTGCTGACCCAGAGCATGAACGTCAACCTGCCCAAGACCGGCGCGGTGGCCGCCTCGGACGACAACCAATCGACCCCGATCGGCATCGACGCCCAGGGACGCATCGTGCTGGACAAGAGCGAGATCGCCGACCTGGCGCAGTTGGAAGCCAGGCTCCGGGATCAGGTGCAGCAGAATCCGGAAGGCCTGTACATCGTCCACGCCGACCAGGCGGTGTCCTATGCCGTCGTCGCCAAGGTGCTCGCCACCGCCCACAAGGCCGGGGTCAACCGGCTGTCTCTGGCGACGGTTCAGGAGTAG
- a CDS encoding IS1380 family transposase — protein MPRFEVKQSSKLQLTSYSGLALIGQCCQAAQVEAVIDPKIPVSQGMRTSDIVKSVVGLLSLGKSDFEAIEPFRNDRFFKESLGLTKVPGAVWLRQRLNAKAEAIRDLADELSLRLLERTEAPITPHKGYVCCDIDTFAMDNSGTKKEAVSRTYQGFDGYTPIAAYLGNEGWNTGLELRPGSRHSAFETHYFYERLFPRIERLVKPDQPVLLREDSGFDGAQLLFAKAAERDRQAALGRSLDFICKWNPRKQDKGDWVKRAEEAGAFAEARPGKRVALLSLEVERAWHKEKRSFRLVAQVTERTIDKKGQHLLAPEVELEGWWTTLSCSAEEVIELYQHHGMHEQFHSEFKTDLDLERLPSGKFDTNDVILHLAAFAYNCLRLLGQIGLTGEIAPIRHPAKRRRIRTVLQEIMYRAAKFVAHARRLILDFGRGVAANVAVFVMLQNRLWAAASG, from the coding sequence ATGCCGCGCTTTGAAGTCAAGCAATCCAGCAAGCTGCAACTGACCTCGTATTCCGGCCTGGCGCTGATTGGCCAGTGCTGCCAGGCGGCGCAGGTGGAGGCGGTCATTGACCCGAAGATCCCGGTGTCGCAAGGCATGCGTACCTCGGACATCGTCAAGAGCGTGGTCGGGCTGTTGAGTCTGGGCAAGAGCGACTTCGAAGCCATCGAGCCATTCCGGAATGATCGCTTCTTCAAGGAGTCGCTGGGGCTGACGAAGGTGCCCGGAGCCGTGTGGCTGCGCCAGCGTCTGAATGCCAAGGCGGAAGCCATCCGCGATCTGGCCGATGAGCTTTCCCTGAGGCTGCTGGAGCGAACCGAGGCGCCGATCACGCCGCACAAGGGCTATGTCTGCTGCGACATCGATACCTTCGCCATGGACAATAGTGGCACGAAGAAGGAAGCGGTGTCGCGCACCTATCAGGGCTTCGACGGTTACACGCCGATTGCCGCCTATCTCGGCAACGAAGGCTGGAACACCGGGCTGGAACTGAGGCCAGGGTCCCGCCACTCGGCGTTCGAGACGCACTACTTCTACGAGCGGCTGTTTCCGCGCATCGAACGCCTGGTCAAACCGGATCAGCCCGTGCTGCTGCGCGAGGACAGCGGTTTCGACGGCGCACAGCTTCTGTTCGCCAAGGCCGCGGAGCGAGACCGGCAAGCCGCGCTGGGGCGAAGCCTCGACTTCATCTGCAAGTGGAACCCCCGCAAGCAGGACAAGGGGGACTGGGTCAAGCGCGCCGAGGAGGCGGGCGCCTTTGCCGAGGCTCGTCCAGGCAAGCGGGTTGCGTTGCTGTCGTTGGAAGTGGAACGCGCCTGGCACAAGGAGAAGCGCTCCTTCCGCCTGGTCGCCCAGGTGACCGAGCGCACCATCGACAAGAAGGGCCAACACCTGCTGGCCCCGGAGGTCGAACTGGAAGGCTGGTGGACGACGCTCTCCTGTTCCGCCGAGGAAGTGATCGAACTCTACCAGCACCACGGCATGCATGAGCAGTTCCACTCCGAGTTCAAGACCGACCTTGATCTGGAGCGGCTGCCCTCGGGCAAGTTCGACACCAACGACGTGATCCTGCATCTGGCGGCCTTCGCCTACAACTGCCTGCGTCTCTTGGGACAGATCGGCCTGACCGGCGAGATTGCGCCGATCCGTCATCCGGCCAAGCGCCGCCGCATCCGGACCGTGCTACAGGAGATCATGTACCGGGCGGCGAAGTTCGTCGCCCATGCCCGCCGGCTGATCCTCGATTTCGGCCGTGGCGTGGCGGCAAACGTAGCCGTGTTCGTGATGCTTCAGAATCGGCTGTGGGCGGCGGCGTCCGGATGA
- a CDS encoding IS1595 family transposase: MGMPAPTQTPASDLRAGRDYPPSYADLRAWFPDDAACLDYLEWLRWPNGFVCPRCETPGHWRMGDGRFWCASCQRRVSVTSGTIFHRTRIPLMVWFAAAWHVTSAKNGVSAKTLHRLLGFGSYQTAWAMLHRFRAAMVRPGRDPLTGEVEVNEIFIGGVRPGKRGRGAEGKTLVAVAVELLRPKGFGRCRLRIIPDTRAPTLRAFLLDYVSPGAVIVTDGLSSYPEAIGDDYLHKPYVVARSGDPAHVALPGVHRVASLLKRWLLGTHQGAVEADHLQAYLDEFAFRFNRRKAEFRGLLFRRILEQAVQVKPIAYRVLVMAPAPKLTKPLPPINHQAHTSSFAGASLVHPWREHNR; this comes from the coding sequence ATGGGAATGCCGGCCCCAACACAAACGCCTGCGTCCGATCTTCGAGCGGGGCGCGATTATCCGCCCAGCTATGCTGATTTGCGCGCCTGGTTCCCGGATGACGCGGCATGTCTCGACTACCTTGAGTGGCTGCGTTGGCCCAACGGTTTCGTCTGCCCGCGATGCGAGACGCCCGGCCATTGGCGGATGGGCGACGGACGGTTCTGGTGCGCATCATGCCAACGCCGGGTATCGGTGACTTCTGGAACTATCTTCCACCGTACCCGGATTCCTCTCATGGTCTGGTTCGCGGCCGCCTGGCATGTGACCTCGGCGAAGAATGGCGTCTCTGCCAAAACCCTGCATAGGCTCCTCGGTTTTGGTTCTTATCAAACGGCCTGGGCCATGCTGCACCGCTTCCGCGCGGCGATGGTGCGGCCGGGCCGTGATCCGCTCACCGGCGAAGTTGAGGTCAACGAGATTTTCATCGGTGGCGTCAGGCCGGGAAAGCGGGGACGAGGCGCGGAGGGCAAGACGCTTGTGGCTGTGGCCGTTGAGTTGCTCCGCCCCAAAGGCTTCGGTCGTTGCCGCCTGCGCATCATTCCCGATACCCGAGCGCCGACATTGCGCGCGTTCCTGCTCGACTATGTGAGCCCTGGGGCCGTCATTGTCACCGATGGCTTGTCCTCTTACCCGGAGGCAATCGGAGACGACTACCTCCACAAGCCCTACGTGGTGGCCCGATCCGGCGACCCAGCCCATGTGGCCTTGCCGGGGGTCCACCGTGTCGCCAGCCTCCTCAAACGATGGTTGCTCGGAACCCATCAAGGGGCCGTGGAGGCCGACCATCTTCAAGCGTACCTTGACGAGTTCGCCTTCCGTTTCAACCGGCGCAAAGCGGAGTTCCGTGGCCTCCTGTTTCGGCGCATCCTTGAGCAAGCGGTTCAAGTGAAGCCTATAGCGTATAGGGTTCTCGTCATGGCTCCAGCCCCCAAACTCACGAAGCCTCTGCCGCCCATCAACCATCAAGCGCATACCTCATCATTTGCTGGGGCATCCCTCGTACACCCATGGCGGGAACACAACCGGTAG
- a CDS encoding IS1380 family transposase produces the protein MPRHPGTRRANQHSWADNRAPLEDRTQAFVLGPAFPYFGPTALTWIPLFRNDRFFKESLGLTKVPGAVWLRQRLNAKAEAIRDLADELSLRLLERTEAPITPHKGYVCCDIDTFAMDNSGTKKEAVSRTYQGFDGYTPIAAYLGNEGWNTGLELRPGSRHSAFETHYFYERLFPRIERLVKPDQPVLLREDSGFDGAQLLFAKAAERDRQAALGRSLDFICKWNPRKQDKGDWVKRAEEAGAFAEARPGKRVALLSLEVERAWHKEKRSFRLVAQVTERTIDKKGQHLLAPEVELEGWWTTLSCSAEEVIELYQHHGMHEQFHSELFGSAESFASLRTATAWRPAPFGLVKTDLDLERLPSGKFDTNDVILHLAAFAYNCLRLLGQIGLTGEIAPIRHPAKRRRIRTVLQEIMYRAAKFVAHARRLILDFGRGVAANVAVFVMLQNRLWAAASSG, from the coding sequence ATGCCGCGTCATCCGGGAACCAGGCGCGCAAATCAGCATAGCTGGGCGGATAATCGCGCCCCGCTCGAAGATCGGACGCAGGCGTTTGTGTTGGGGCCGGCATTCCCATATTTTGGGCCTACAGCACTCACATGGATACCCCTTTTCCGGAATGATCGCTTCTTCAAGGAGTCGCTGGGGCTGACGAAGGTGCCCGGAGCCGTGTGGCTGCGCCAGCGTCTGAATGCCAAGGCGGAAGCCATCCGCGATCTGGCCGATGAGCTTTCCCTGAGGCTGCTGGAGCGAACCGAGGCGCCGATCACGCCGCACAAGGGCTATGTCTGCTGCGACATCGATACCTTCGCCATGGACAATAGTGGCACGAAGAAGGAAGCGGTGTCGCGCACCTATCAGGGCTTCGACGGTTACACGCCGATTGCCGCCTATCTCGGCAACGAAGGCTGGAACACCGGGCTGGAACTGAGGCCAGGGTCCCGCCACTCGGCGTTCGAGACGCACTACTTCTACGAGCGGCTGTTTCCGCGCATCGAACGCCTGGTCAAACCGGATCAGCCCGTGCTGCTGCGCGAGGACAGCGGTTTCGACGGCGCACAGCTTCTGTTCGCCAAGGCCGCGGAGCGAGACCGGCAAGCCGCGCTGGGGCGAAGCCTCGACTTCATCTGCAAGTGGAACCCCCGCAAGCAGGACAAGGGGGACTGGGTCAAGCGCGCCGAGGAGGCGGGCGCCTTTGCCGAGGCTCGTCCAGGCAAGCGGGTTGCGTTGCTGTCGTTGGAAGTGGAACGCGCCTGGCACAAGGAGAAGCGCTCCTTCCGCCTGGTCGCCCAGGTGACCGAGCGCACCATCGACAAGAAGGGCCAACACCTGCTGGCCCCGGAGGTCGAACTGGAAGGCTGGTGGACGACGCTCTCCTGTTCCGCCGAGGAAGTGATCGAACTCTACCAGCACCACGGCATGCATGAGCAGTTCCACTCCGAGTTGTTCGGCTCCGCCGAATCCTTCGCTTCGCTCAGGACCGCCACTGCGTGGCGTCCTGCGCCCTTCGGGCTTGTCAAGACCGACCTCGATCTGGAGCGGCTGCCCTCGGGCAAGTTCGACACCAACGACGTGATCCTGCATCTGGCGGCCTTCGCCTACAACTGCCTGCGTCTCTTGGGACAGATCGGCCTGACCGGCGAGATTGCGCCGATCCGTCATCCGGCCAAGCGCCGCCGCATCCGGACCGTGCTGCAGGAGATCATGTACCGGGCGGCGAAGTTCGTCGCCCATGCCCGCCGGCTGATCCTCGATTTCGGCCGTGGCGTGGCGGCAAACGTAGCCGTGTTCGTGATGCTTCAGAACCGGCTGTGGGCGGCGGCGTCCTCGGGATGA
- a CDS encoding class I SAM-dependent methyltransferase, translated as MTLKVFHVDLDYPLSAHPRYELGKKPHPGLLAVLERQRKHYEDVIHSFSKFAEPLSKLNRLPQSVQLSPHDLTQLSLRYSQAIQGSHEANEWFMPIAGEVAREISPCWLNGWIPGLDGMALYAFMALQKPQTYIEIGSGASTKFVHQAASDYGLSTRIISIDPHPRSEIDKLCDTIIRTSLEETDLVIFDNLNAGDMLFFDGTHRCFANSDVTVFFLEVLPRLKPGVLVGIHDIFLPYDYPTEWVRKGYSEQYLLAALLLANTSMFTIEFPALFISYDKRLSQRMESLWEQIPNVFEKHGGAFWIRTRKP; from the coding sequence ATGACATTAAAAGTATTCCACGTCGATCTAGACTATCCTTTAAGTGCTCACCCTAGATACGAATTAGGAAAAAAACCGCATCCAGGGCTCTTAGCGGTATTGGAACGACAGCGTAAACACTATGAGGATGTTATACACTCCTTCAGCAAGTTTGCAGAGCCGCTGTCTAAACTAAACAGACTCCCTCAATCTGTCCAGCTTTCACCCCATGACCTAACCCAACTCTCGCTTAGATATTCCCAAGCAATTCAAGGAAGTCATGAGGCCAACGAATGGTTTATGCCAATAGCAGGGGAAGTTGCTCGGGAAATTAGCCCTTGCTGGTTAAACGGCTGGATTCCAGGATTAGACGGAATGGCTCTTTATGCTTTTATGGCGCTTCAAAAGCCTCAAACTTACATAGAAATTGGTTCGGGGGCCTCCACTAAATTTGTTCACCAAGCTGCTTCGGATTATGGGCTCTCTACCCGAATTATCTCAATCGATCCTCACCCAAGGAGTGAAATCGACAAATTATGTGACACAATAATCCGAACATCGCTCGAAGAAACCGATCTTGTGATATTTGACAATCTCAACGCTGGGGATATGCTTTTTTTTGACGGAACCCATCGATGCTTCGCTAACTCCGATGTCACCGTTTTCTTCTTAGAGGTATTGCCGCGCTTGAAGCCAGGTGTATTGGTCGGAATTCACGATATCTTTTTACCTTATGATTATCCAACGGAATGGGTAAGGAAGGGCTATTCGGAACAATATCTCCTAGCCGCATTGTTACTCGCTAACACATCCATGTTTACCATTGAATTTCCTGCATTATTTATTAGTTACGACAAGCGTTTGAGCCAGCGCATGGAGTCGCTGTGGGAGCAGATTCCTAATGTATTCGAAAAGCACGGCGGAGCGTTTTGGATACGGACCCGTAAACCATGA
- a CDS encoding transposase family protein produces MIFEKFMEETSERTVRALIGMSKAQFAKLCPIFEEAHAEIQQERVQQGEIKRVPKGGHVGYLDRIDKKLFFILHYLKTYCTFDVLGFHFGFSSGHAHRHVAQLLPVLRRSLAKLDLLPERELTTPEEMMKLIEKHGDIIIDGVECSCVRPQADDQQKAHYSGKKNAIRLKP; encoded by the coding sequence ATGATTTTTGAAAAGTTCATGGAAGAAACCAGTGAGCGTACCGTCAGAGCCCTGATCGGAATGAGTAAGGCTCAATTCGCCAAGCTTTGCCCTATCTTTGAGGAGGCCCATGCGGAGATTCAGCAAGAACGCGTTCAGCAAGGCGAAATAAAACGGGTACCCAAAGGTGGCCATGTGGGCTATCTCGATCGGATAGATAAGAAGCTGTTCTTCATTTTGCATTACCTCAAGACCTACTGTACCTTCGATGTCCTGGGCTTTCATTTTGGCTTCAGCTCGGGACACGCGCATCGCCATGTGGCGCAACTTCTGCCCGTGTTACGGCGCAGCCTGGCGAAACTTGATCTGCTGCCCGAGCGGGAGCTGACGACCCCGGAAGAGATGATGAAGCTGATTGAAAAACATGGAGATATCATCATTGACGGGGTGGAATGCAGTTGCGTCAGGCCGCAGGCTGACGATCAGCAGAAAGCCCACTATAGCGGTAAAAAAAACGCCATACGGTTAAAACCCTAG
- a CDS encoding transposase family protein, producing MFVGSIVAGSVHDYALMKRWFDPALSWFDGADVWLDLGFLGAASDYGNKARIHLPHKKPRASKNNPHPALADQQRRENKKQARTRISVEHSIGGMKTFHCLMHRIRNRLSIFIDSFFGLGAGLWNLKISL from the coding sequence TTGTTCGTTGGAAGTATCGTGGCCGGCAGTGTTCATGATTATGCGCTGATGAAGCGATGGTTCGATCCTGCCTTATCATGGTTTGACGGTGCCGATGTCTGGTTGGATTTGGGGTTCTTGGGGGCCGCTTCCGATTATGGGAATAAAGCCAGAATTCACCTGCCTCATAAGAAACCCAGAGCCTCCAAGAACAATCCTCATCCCGCGTTGGCAGATCAACAAAGGCGCGAGAACAAAAAGCAAGCGCGAACTCGCATCTCCGTCGAACACTCCATTGGAGGAATGAAGACCTTTCATTGCTTGATGCATCGCATTAGAAACCGACTCAGTATATTCATAGATAGCTTTTTCGGGCTTGGCGCCGGCCTTTGGAATCTAAAAATTTCTTTGTAA
- a CDS encoding acyltransferase family protein, protein MLLLKNAIPQRYRADIDGLRAVAVLSVVGFHIFPERVTGGFVGVDIFYVISGYLISTIIFSAIQTDKFSFVEFYSRRIRRIFPALLVVLSASFAIGWHILLADEYKQLGKHIAGAAAFISNFILWRESGYFDTSTTTKPLLHLWSLGIEEQFYIAWPLLLVLTSKKRINPQLIIILTTTISFSFNIAIYQSSPVEDFYSPKTRFWELASGSLLASSAFYKNPFSERFYCALEGHLNKALHLPQKHTARGALRNFQSILGVTLIVISVFNITKQNEFPGILATIPVIGTIFVISAGADTWLNRFLLSNRVAVWFGTISYPLYLWHWPLLAFTYIVENSIPGYFVRIATAVISIALAWATYTIIERPIRFGTQPKKKTIVLFSLMSLVGFTGCLTYLTEGIPDRLFVEQHNTISEAVSDWKWPAGLNKFENDGLVLYGNSTQPPKILIVGDSHVMQFGPRVVHLGQNTKMPPVAFMTDIGCPLVPFVFDDERHQHCRPFVDKFRELLKKSLDIRKIVIGGCWNCYFIDQTKPSGLVHHPQTFKLVNDPQNFYYEKSGARFLFRGSDGKKLAIASLKEMLADLSKNYSVYLLLDNPNGEFFNPRNILRNRLNITRRIETDTINLSQEQLNLNNELRSIALGAGARVVDQIRDLCPNNKCFRLDKFGRPIYKDENHLRSSFVIETKSRLDDVFLE, encoded by the coding sequence ATGCTGCTCCTAAAAAATGCAATACCCCAAAGATATCGCGCCGATATCGACGGGCTGCGCGCCGTCGCAGTACTATCTGTTGTCGGATTCCATATCTTTCCAGAACGCGTTACGGGCGGATTTGTCGGCGTCGACATTTTCTACGTTATATCTGGATATCTAATTTCCACCATAATATTCTCCGCTATCCAAACTGACAAATTCAGTTTTGTCGAGTTTTACAGTCGCCGCATCCGACGAATATTCCCTGCATTGCTAGTAGTATTATCTGCGTCATTTGCTATTGGTTGGCATATATTGCTAGCAGACGAATACAAGCAACTAGGGAAACACATTGCTGGTGCTGCGGCATTTATATCAAACTTCATACTATGGCGCGAAAGCGGCTATTTTGATACCTCCACAACAACGAAGCCATTACTACACTTATGGAGCCTTGGAATAGAAGAACAGTTCTACATCGCATGGCCTCTCTTACTTGTATTGACATCGAAAAAAAGGATCAATCCTCAGTTAATAATCATTTTAACCACAACGATTTCATTTTCATTCAACATCGCCATATATCAAAGCAGCCCTGTAGAAGACTTTTACTCCCCCAAAACTAGATTTTGGGAGTTGGCAAGCGGTTCTCTCCTTGCTTCCTCTGCATTCTATAAAAACCCATTTTCCGAGCGCTTCTACTGTGCGTTAGAGGGCCACCTTAACAAGGCTCTTCACTTACCCCAAAAACATACAGCACGAGGAGCATTGCGCAATTTTCAATCTATTCTCGGGGTAACGCTAATCGTCATTAGTGTATTCAATATCACCAAACAAAATGAATTCCCTGGCATCTTAGCGACAATACCTGTTATTGGTACCATATTTGTTATTTCAGCAGGGGCGGATACATGGCTAAATCGCTTTCTTTTGTCAAACCGAGTTGCGGTTTGGTTCGGCACAATAAGTTATCCCCTATATTTGTGGCATTGGCCACTACTGGCGTTTACGTACATCGTAGAGAACTCTATCCCGGGATATTTTGTCCGAATCGCGACGGCCGTGATCTCTATCGCACTAGCTTGGGCTACATACACGATAATTGAACGACCGATACGCTTCGGAACACAACCCAAGAAAAAAACAATCGTCTTGTTTTCGCTGATGAGCCTTGTTGGCTTTACAGGATGTCTAACATACTTGACAGAAGGGATACCAGATAGGTTATTTGTAGAACAGCACAATACGATTTCGGAGGCAGTAAGCGATTGGAAATGGCCGGCAGGCCTGAACAAATTTGAAAATGATGGGCTCGTTCTTTACGGGAATTCTACACAACCCCCAAAGATACTAATTGTCGGTGACTCCCATGTTATGCAATTCGGCCCCAGAGTTGTGCATCTCGGACAAAATACTAAGATGCCGCCCGTAGCGTTCATGACAGACATAGGATGCCCGCTAGTGCCTTTTGTATTTGATGACGAGAGACATCAACACTGTAGACCTTTTGTGGACAAATTTCGTGAGCTCTTGAAGAAATCGCTCGATATACGAAAGATCGTTATAGGGGGATGCTGGAATTGCTACTTCATTGATCAAACCAAGCCATCCGGACTAGTACACCACCCCCAAACTTTTAAACTTGTCAATGACCCACAAAATTTCTACTACGAAAAGAGCGGGGCTAGGTTCCTATTTAGAGGCTCCGACGGCAAGAAATTAGCGATCGCCTCGCTCAAGGAAATGCTTGCAGATCTCTCAAAAAACTATTCTGTCTATTTGCTCCTTGATAATCCCAATGGTGAATTCTTCAATCCGCGCAATATATTACGGAACAGACTAAATATTACAAGACGCATTGAGACTGATACAATCAACCTTTCTCAGGAACAACTCAACCTAAATAATGAGCTGCGGTCAATTGCTCTAGGCGCTGGCGCAAGAGTTGTTGACCAGATCCGCGATTTATGCCCCAATAATAAGTGTTTCCGGCTCGACAAATTTGGGCGCCCAATTTACAAAGATGAAAATCATCTTCGATCCAGCTTTGTAATTGAAACCAAGAGTAGGCTCGACGATGTCTTTCTGGAATAA
- a CDS encoding transposase codes for MKPLSYPSDLNEHKLGGRIERYFQPNVRRSSGSRQSRKRIIDVILYLVKTGVQWRQLPHNFPLGKRCATMSAAGTKVYGSARWTT; via the coding sequence ATGAAGCCGTTGAGTTATCCGAGTGATTTGAACGAGCACAAATTGGGGGGGCGGATTGAACGCTATTTCCAGCCCAACGTTCGGCGCAGTAGTGGAAGCAGGCAGTCGCGTAAACGGATCATAGATGTCATTCTGTACTTGGTAAAAACGGGTGTCCAATGGCGGCAACTGCCCCACAATTTCCCCCTTGGAAAACGGTGTGCGACCATGTCAGCCGCCGGAACCAAAGTGTATGGGAGCGCGCGTTGGACGACTTGA
- a CDS encoding transposase — MSNYRRAKIAGGTFFFTVVTHDRTPYFADESAIQILRAAFAKVKTARPFEIEAIVVMPDHLHCIWRLPTGDDDYSGRWREIKKIASRQLDPVTNLRNKRPVWQRRFWEHVIRDEED, encoded by the coding sequence ATGAGCAACTACCGAAGAGCCAAAATCGCCGGAGGAACCTTCTTCTTCACCGTGGTCACGCACGACAGAACGCCGTATTTCGCCGATGAGTCTGCCATCCAAATCCTGCGGGCCGCATTTGCGAAGGTGAAAACTGCCCGTCCCTTCGAGATCGAGGCCATCGTCGTCATGCCGGATCACCTCCATTGCATCTGGCGCCTGCCGACAGGAGATGACGACTATTCCGGACGCTGGCGGGAGATCAAGAAAATCGCATCGCGGCAGTTAGACCCGGTCACCAATCTCCGCAACAAACGCCCGGTATGGCAGCGCCGATTCTGGGAACATGTCATCCGTGACGAAGAAGATTGA
- a CDS encoding DUF2442 domain-containing protein: MFLHTKEVRALDNFRLYVAFNNGEAGEIDLRHRLTGTMFSPLRDPKLFATAHQHPDLETVAWANGADLAPEYLLELLRQQRGKAA, from the coding sequence ATGTTCCTGCATACGAAGGAAGTCAGAGCATTGGACAACTTCCGGTTGTACGTCGCTTTCAATAATGGAGAAGCGGGCGAAATCGACTTGCGGCATCGCCTGACCGGAACGATGTTCTCCCCCTTGAGAGACCCAAAACTTTTTGCCACGGCTCACCAGCACCCGGATTTGGAAACCGTGGCTTGGGCGAACGGTGCCGACCTGGCACCGGAGTATTTGTTGGAACTGCTTAGACAGCAGAGAGGCAAAGCTGCTTAA
- a CDS encoding DUF4160 domain-containing protein, with product MPEISRFLGIVIGMYWSDHAPPRFHAKYSGYEITVDIETGIVRGEFPKRALRAVLDWLDLHQDELLADWELAQRDEPLNPIQPLE from the coding sequence ATGCCCGAAATTTCCCGTTTTCTTGGCATCGTGATAGGGATGTACTGGAGCGATCACGCGCCCCCTCGCTTTCATGCCAAATACAGCGGCTATGAAATTACCGTTGACATCGAAACCGGGATCGTTCGAGGCGAGTTTCCGAAACGGGCATTGCGCGCAGTATTGGATTGGCTCGACCTGCATCAGGACGAATTGCTGGCCGACTGGGAACTGGCGCAGCGCGATGAGCCGCTGAACCCCATCCAGCCCTTGGAGTAA
- a CDS encoding sigma-54-dependent Fis family transcriptional regulator — MFEVLIGRSPGFEALIRSARLVAATDVTVLIVGETGTGKELLAQALQGHSLRAERPFVTLNCAALPASVAESELFGHRRGAFTGAVSDFSGRLETADGGTLFLDEINSLPLPVQAKLLRFLDSGEIQPVGARSPQRVDVRIIAATNAKLADKIDAGEFRRDLYYRLSVVPLEIPPLRERGGDVELLLHHFMRHFAQAYDIPPAVFGRGAVRRLNAYPWPGNIRELRNFCERLAILMPGRVIEEQDLPEEALRSVPRAKPLFTLPDEGLELEQMEIDFIRQALQRTHGNRSRTARLLGLTRDQLNYRIQKYGID, encoded by the coding sequence ATGTTCGAAGTGCTCATCGGCCGGTCCCCCGGTTTCGAGGCGCTCATCCGCAGCGCGCGGCTGGTGGCCGCGACCGACGTGACCGTCCTCATCGTGGGCGAAACCGGCACCGGCAAGGAGCTCCTGGCCCAGGCCCTGCAGGGCCACAGCCTGCGCGCCGAAAGGCCGTTCGTCACGCTCAACTGCGCCGCGCTTCCGGCATCGGTCGCGGAATCCGAGCTGTTCGGCCATCGCCGCGGGGCTTTCACGGGTGCGGTTTCGGATTTCTCGGGGCGGCTCGAGACCGCGGACGGCGGCACCCTGTTCCTGGACGAGATCAATTCGCTGCCTTTGCCGGTTCAGGCCAAGCTCCTGAGATTCCTGGATTCCGGGGAAATCCAGCCGGTCGGCGCGCGTTCGCCGCAGCGGGTGGACGTCCGCATCATCGCGGCGACCAATGCGAAGCTGGCCGACAAGATCGACGCCGGGGAATTCCGCCGCGACCTCTACTACCGGCTGAGCGTGGTTCCGCTCGAAATTCCCCCCTTGCGCGAGCGGGGCGGCGACGTGGAACTGCTTCTGCACCACTTCATGCGCCATTTCGCGCAAGCCTACGATATTCCCCCGGCGGTGTTCGGCCGGGGGGCGGTGCGGCGTCTGAATGCTTATCCCTGGCCGGGAAACATCCGGGAATTGCGGAATTTCTGTGAGCGCCTGGCCATCCTGATGCCCGGCCGGGTGATCGAAGAGCAGGACCTCCCGGAAGAAGCCCTCCGCTCCGTGCCACGGGCCAAGCCGCTGTTCACGCTTCCGGACGAAGGGCTCGAGCTGGAACAGATGGAAATCGACTTCATCCGGCAGGCGCTGCAGCGGACCCACGGCAACCGGAGCCGTACCGCCAGGCTGCTCGGCCTCACCCGCGACCAGCTCAACTACCGTATCCAGAAATACGGCATCGACTGA